DNA sequence from the Psychrilyobacter piezotolerans genome:
CTACATGCATCCATCCAGTCATAAATCCGGCAAAGTCTCCGTAAATTCTTCTGATATAAGCTACTAGTCCACCTGTTTCCGGGATAGCTGCTCCCAATTCCGCTGCTGTTAAACCTGCCAAGATGGTAATAGTTCCACCTAATACCCACGCTAATATAGCAACTTTCGGGTTTAGACTAGATGCTTTTAGTATAGCCTCTGCCTTAAAGAATATTCCTATTCCCACCACTATTCCAATTACCATTGCTGTTGCCACCGATATTCCATATTTTTCATGTAATTTTGTTTCTTTCATTTCCTTCACTAATACCACACTCCTAATTTCTATACTTTAGTCTTTTCACACCTAATTCCTACTCTAATACTCTAATACTTATTCTACATTTTAGATATAAAAAACTTTAGTTATTCTATCATGAATTTAAAGATACGTCAATTTTCATGTTTTTAGCTTTTTAAAATTCATAACCAAAAAACGCTGATAAGAGCATTCCCCTTGCATCTGAATCATTGGAAACCACAATTTCTAAAGGCCCGACTAAGCTATCCCACCCCAGACCAATTCCTACTCCATGTTTAAAATTTTCTCCTGCCTTACTATCTTCAGTTATTATTAAATCTGTAGGAGTATCATATGTAACAGTATTGTATTTCATATTGATATACACACTCGCATTTAATTTATATCTTAGGTTGATTCCTGCCATATAAAATTCTTCAGCATATTTCCTCATGGCATTCATTCCATAAAAGGAAAATAGATTTGTTTTTAAATCATTTCTCAGCCCGCCTATTTTAAAATACTCATTTTCCGGTATTTCTGTCCCATCCATCTTTCCCCCAGAGATAAATAACTCGAGATTAAATTTTTCTTTAATTGGAATATGCTGATGCATATCAAATAAGAGTCCGCTAAATTCAACACTTCCGCTGCCTTCAATATCTCCACCTGTAAATAAACTCAGATCATTTTTTACACCTTCATCTGAAAAATGCGAATCATCCCTGCTGTCTGACTTTATGAAAATATATCCTTTATAATAATCCCAGGATGATTTAGATTTAAATTCTTTAGAACCGCTTTCATATTCATTTTTAGACATTATATATTCAATCTTAGTCCCTAAAGAATATGAATTGAATACAGCAGTCCCTAGTATTCCATCTATATAGACACTCTCATTAGCATATTCACTAATTTTATCCGCCTTATCATATATAAAAAGGGGATTAGCTTTAGCACCAAAACCTATAGAACTTAAATATTGGATTTCTTTAAAATTATACTCAGAAACTCCTCTAAATTCCAACTTGGGGTATTTAGATATTTCTGCCGTTACCATATAGTCATTATCAAGGAGTCCATAAGTAGAGATTTCCGTTGCTATCCCTATGGCAGCCCCAAAATCACTGCTGGCATTGATCCCTAATCTCAAATATCTAGTTTCAGTTTCTTGGATTTCTATAGTTAATTTTTTATCTTCTATTCTATAAAAAGATCTATTGATAACATATAGTGCATTTATCTTATTCATCCATAAATTTAATTCTTCCTGAGTATAATTCCCTGGAATTCCCTTTCTAGAAATCCCCAATATTTTTTCTTTAGTCACACTTTTATTTCCTACAAGGACTACCTCATCTATTTCAAATTCTATTTCTTCATTATTTATATCTTTTGATTCAGGTGTTTTTTTTGATTTACTTCTGCTTAATTTCACCAGCTCTTCCCTATGTTTTTTTGTTTCTCTCTCTCCCATTTCTATAAGAGTTTCTAAATTTGAAAAATCTGCTACCGAAGTTTTTTTCACATCTGGTACTATCAATATATCGGCCAACTCTGTAGCTTCTTTAAACTCTTTTTCACTCCTATAGGTTGATATTTTATCCATTATTTCAACTAAATTAGAATTTTCTTTAATTATAGTTTCATCAGCACTTATATCTACTGCAATGACAATATCGGCTCCCATATTTAAAACCTCTTGAACAGGTAAATTATCTACTAACCCACCGTCTATATAAAACTCACCATCATCTTTTACAGGTTCAAAAATTGTTGGAATAGTCATACTCATAAATACTGCCTTGGCTAAATCTCCTTTTCCTATAGCCTGTCTCTCTCCAGTATTAATATTGGTGGCAATGGCTCTAAATGGTATCTGCAGATTATCAAAATCATCTACTTCTTCTACTCTTATAAAGAGTGATTTCAACTCCAAATAAAATGCCCTTCCAGTCAATACACCCTTTGGAAATTTTAATTTCCAGTTTTCATCTATTTCTAAATTAAAACAATATTTTTCCCGCTTATCCTTATCAACTATAGAAGTGTACTTCCTGGCCTGGTTATCGTTTTTAAATGAATCCCAGTCTATATTAAGTATGATTTTCTCTATCTCATCTGCTGTATAACCAGCAGCATAAAGAGCTCCTACAATACTACCGAAACTTGTTCCGGTTATATAGTCTATATGGATATTATACTCTTCTAAGATCTTTAATACACCTACATGGGCAGCTCCCTTGGCTCCTCCTCCGCTGAGAACCAGACCTATCTTAGGAGGTCTTTCCATATTTTCTTTTTTTTCTAAGACTTCCTGGTGTAGAACTTTTAATTTTTCTAATTCTATTTCCTTTCCCGATATCTTCTGTTCCAATATTTTTAGTTTGTGATACCCCATTGCCTCTGAAAATCCCGTCAAAAACATCAATCCAAATAAAAAAATAACTATTTTAAACCTCATAATATCTCCTTGTATAATGAAATAGAGCTATATAATAAAATACATGAATTATGAAACTATATATCGTAGCCTTTGATCTTATTTATTTATTATTCTATGTGCTGTAGCAATGGCTACTTCATTTAGATGTAATATCCCAATATTTAACAGTACTGCCACAGAGATATCCTCGTCTATCCTTACCAGTGAAATCTTACCTCCTACATTAAAACCATTAGTCTTACTGCTAACTTGATTTAGAGCATCCCTTACAGCTCCTATTATGATCCCGTTATGACTCCTGTTATCTTCTACTAATCCATTTTTTATTGCAGCCACTATGGAATTTTCTACTATTTTAATGGTCATATCCGGCATCTTCCCGCCTATATTTACCGCTGCTGTTAATATTCCATTTTTTTTGTATTCTTCCTTTAATTTTTTTTCCTCTTCCCTGGTTGTAAGCACCATATTTATAGCTATTTTAGAAATTTCATAACTTTTTTCCTTCATCCTTTTCCTCCTACTTTTATTTTCTTAGAAAAAGGGCTACCCTTTTTAAGGTAACCCTTTTATATTATTTCTCTTCTTCTTTTATATCTGTATCTGTTTTTTCATCTTCACTTTCATCTTTAGTTTCGTTTTCGTTTTCAGTTTCAGTTTCCTCAACTTCTAAAGGAGAATTATCTGAATCAGAAGTTAGTTCTTTTTTCTTTTTAGCTAATTCTTCTTTTTCCTTTTTAGTTAATTCTTCTTTTAGTTCATCTATTCCCTTAGCTACTACATCTTTTAATGGTTTTAATGGCTCTAATTCTCCTCCACTCATAAGGATATTAAGTTCTTCTCCTGTTATTGTCTCTCTTTCCAATAAAGATTTAGAGATCTTATCCAATAGGTCATAATTATCTCTAAGGGTAGTTTTTACCTCATCATAGGCATCATTGATCATCTTTCTGATCTCTTCGTCTATAGATTTTGCTGTTTCTTCTCCATAGATCTTATTTTGGAACATATCTCCCTCTTTGGTAGCATCCAATAGTACAGGTCCAAATCTATCAGACATCCCTAATTTAGTTACCATAGCATGGGCTATTCCTGTAGCTCTTTCTATATCGTTACTGGCTCCAGTTGTAATATCTCCAAAGACTACCTCTTCAGCAGCTCTTCCACCTAACAATCCTCTGATATCAGCCAGATACTCTTTTTTACTTCTCAGGTATCTATCTTCTGTTGGTAAACTCATTGTATAGCCAAGAGCTGCCATTCCACGCGGTACTATAGTTACCTTATGAACAGGATCTACTGTGTCTTTATAGAAAGTTTGAATCATTGCATGTCCCACTTCATGGTATGCAACTATATTTTTTTCTTTTTCCACTGTTACCCTTGATTTTCTAGCAGGACCAATGGAAACTTTTTCAGATGCTTCCTCTAAATCTTCCATCATAATAATATCTCTATGCTGCCTGGCTGCCAGTATAGCCGCTTCATTTAATAAGTTGGCAAGGTCTGCTCCTACAAATCCAGGAGTCTTTTTAGCCAGTGTATGCAGATCTACATCTTTTCCTATTTTTTTCCCTTTAATATGTACATGTAATATAGCTTCTCTTCCCTTGATATCAGGTTTATCTACTACAACCTGCCTGTCAAATCTTCCCGGTCTCATAAGAGCTTTATCTAAGATCTCAGGTCTATTAGTTGCAGCGATTACTATTATAGTTTCTTCGCTGCTGAATCCATCCATCTCTACCAGGAGTTGGTTTAAAGTTTGTTCCCTCTCGTCGTTTCCTCCACCTTGACCAGATCCCCTCTTTCTTCCTACTGCATCTATCTCATCGATAAATACGATACAAGGTGCTGCTTTTCTAGCTTTATTAAATAGATCTCTTACTCTAGAGGCTCCTACTCCTACGAACATCTCTACAAATTCAGAACCAGATATAGTGAAGAATGGCACTGCTGCTTCTCCTGCTACTGCTCTTGCTAATAGAGTCTTACCTGTTCCTGGTGCTCCTAACAATAATACACCTTTAGGTATAGCTGCTCCTATTTTTTTGTATTTTTCAGGTTCTTTCAAGAAATCTACAACCTCTACCAATTCCTGCTTAGCTTCCTCAATACCTGCTACATCATCAAATTTAACATTGGAGATATTTTCACCATTATCTTTGGCTCTGGATTTCCCCATATTAAATACACTAGGACCGCTATTTGATCCACCCTTCATCTTATTCATCATAAATATCCAGATTCCAACAAGCAATAACATCGGGAACCATGAGATAAGTATTTGAACGATAAGTGGTGTCTTAGCAGGATCTTCAGACTTTATCTCAACACTTGTCTGAGTCAAGGCTTTCATAAGGTTAGGATCTTGGGAAACTCTGTTGGATATCATTCTAGCTCTGAATGCCGATGTATCTTCTAGTTGTTTTTTTCCGATTACATAACCTTCTTTTTCTTGAACTACCTTAAATTCTCCATTGTTAGCTTTTTTCAAAAACTCTGTATAACTAATTATCTTTTGATCTTTCGTTTTAGCACTATCCATCATTGATGGTAGTGACATAATTATTGTGACAACGAATAACAGCATTATTACTGTTTTAAAGTTAAATTTCTTTTGTGGTTCTTTTTTAGAACCCTTCTCACCATTTTCATTATTAGTTTTTTTACCTTTCTTTTTTCTCATGCCGTATTTCAATCTCTCTTTAAGCTCATTCTTTCTTTCCTCTAATTCATTGTACTCAGTGTCCTTATCCTCTACATTTTCCTTCTTTTTTTCATCTTTTTTTTCATCTTTTAAACCGTCTTTTAAATCATCCTTTAAATCATTGTTGTTGTTATTTTCCACCGAAGTCAACCTCCTCAATTTTTTCAATTTTTAGTTTTGCAGTATTCTTTTTTAAATCTTCAAAACGCCTGTCTCCTCTAATTCCCCCTACCCATAGAATTTCATCCAAATTAGTAATAATTGGAATAAAATCCCTCTCCTCTTTTGGAACCTTAGAGTCGATAAATAAATCTTTTAATCTCTTTCTTCCGTGCATCCCAACAGGGTAAAATTTATCCCCATTTTTTCTTGAACGGACTGTTAAAATATCATCCTTTCTTAGTTTACAATAAAATTCATTTTTTCCTTCTTTGGATTTTTGATCTTCATTAATTAATTCAGCACTGATCTTGTAGTTATTCCAAAGAACACTTCCAGGAACAGTTAATTTTTCAATTAATTGATCATTAAATTTTATTTTTTCCACTTCTACTACTTCTAGAATATCATATGTCTTTTTGATACGGTATCTGTAATTTCCATATATTTCCTTGCTTCCATCAGCATAGATAAGCTTTTGTACTTCAAGTATTTTATTTCTATTCACAGATATATCAAATTTTTGCAGGTATTCCGAGATAATGGTCCGTTGAATAAACTTTTCCTCTTTTTTTAGTTCCCTTACATCTAAAATATCATTTTTTGTGTACTTTTTCAAGTTACTATTAATAATACCATTAAACTCCCCTATATCTGAAATTAAATTTATTATTTTTTCTTTAAAATTAATATTATATTCTTTTTCTATAGATGGAATTAAATCTAACCTGATCTTATTTCTAGTATAAATATTCTCAAAATTCGTCTTATCGATGCAGTATCCTATTTTATTTTCATCTAAATATTTTAAGATATCCTCTTTTCTATAACTTAAAACAGGCCGTATAAAAAATTCCCTCACCACCGGAATTCCCTCTAAACCCTTAAAAGATGTCCCACGGATAAGACGAAACATGAAGGTCTCTACCAAATCATCTTCATTGTGAGCAAGAGCTACCTTGGTGGCTCCTAATCGATCCTTTAATTCCCTAAAAAAACCATATCTCACTTCCCTCCCGGCTTCCTCTTCAGATAAACCGTGGAGTTTAGCATATTCTTTGATATCAACTTTTTTTGTGTAGGCAGGTACCTTTTCTGATTCTCCTAATTTTATAACAAATTTTTCATCCCCGTCACTATCTTTTCCCCTGAGGCCGTGATTTATGTGGGCAAAGTATATTCTAAGATCCATCTTATCTTTTATTTTTTTTAGGAGGTTATATAAAAATACTGAATCCGGTCCCCCAGACATGGCTATAATTATCCTATCTCCATATTCTATCAGTTTTTTCTCACTGTTTAGTCTTTCAAATTTTTTTAAATCCATAATACACTTCCTTTTTTACCTAATTTTACATCTATACCTAATTATTATATTTTTTTGCCACTAATCTACACTAATTTTCACAAATTTAATAGAACGCGGATTAGATCTGATAGCAGCTTTGATTAGCACAGATTAAAAACCCTTACACTAAGCTCACTAAGGTTTTGATCCCCTTTGCGAGCTCTCTTTCTTTTCCTCTGTGCACTTCGTGTTAATTCATGTCTAAATCTTTTAGTTCTTAGGTTCTTCATTGATAATTCTGAATTGTTAGTTATTGGTGTTTATTGGGTGAGGTTTAGTTAGTTTTTCTTATACTCCTTTATCTCCACACCCTTATAGTAGTGTTTGAGTATCTCCTCATAGGTTTTTCCTTTTTTAGAGAGACCATAGGCACCATATTGACTCATCCCAACTCCGTGTCCTGATCCCTTTCCAGTGAATACAAAGTAGTTTCCGCTGGATTTCACCCTAAATTGAGTACTGTATACCTTCCCATATCCAACTATACTCCTAAATTTGTTCCCTGTTATAATCTGGTTTTTATCCCCGTATACCCTGATCTTACTTACCCTGTTACTTTTGACCTCCATGACTTTGAGACCACTTACCCCGAATCCAAATTTTTTAGAAATTTCATTTTTAGAAATTTTAACTTCCCACTTTAATCTGGGTGACTTGGATTCATTCCCCCTGTCATTGACCGATCGGAGGTATGGGGTGGAATTCCCTCCCCATACATCTTCATTATTAGCTGTTACCCCCCCGCTGGTAGAATAGTAGAGAGCATTTATCGGTTCCCCGTCATATAATATAACCTTTCCACGGGTAGTATCTATGGATGAGTTTATCTTCTGATTTTCCCTGTCCATTCCCAGGTACATCTGAGAATTTACATTGTCAAACAGGTCAAATTCATCATATTTTGAATACCTCAATCCATAATATAGATACGACCTGGCAGCTAAACTCTGGGCTTTTATAGCTTCCTCAGGAAAATAATGCCCTATCTCCGATGGAACTACAGAATATATATAATCCTCTGATTGGACACTATTTAACGGCAGCACATTGTTTTTATAGGGAATAAATTCAAAATCCCCCCTATATCTGCTGAATGTTTTTCCGTCCAGACTGATCTTTATAATTGTTTCGGGAGCCCCCTTGTATAGGTAGATCTTAGGAGATTCTTTATCTTTAAATTTTATCTTATCTCCGCTCATTGATATAGTTTGGATATCCCCGGGTTTTAACTCATGGGTATAATATTCGTTCGATTTTATCTCTATAACAGCACTTTCATTCTCTGAGCTTATATATATTTTTTTTCCTTTAAAACGATTGATTCCTACTATTAGATCATCCTGTATATACTCTTCCCCATAGATTGTCAGACCAATAAATAAAAATATATAGAGTAATTTCATCCTAACACTCCTGTATTTTAGTTTCTTTTCCTTCATATATAAATAACAATTTTGTTTTTTTTCTTTCACCTGTGAAGATGTCTATATCAAACTCCTCCATCTCTGTATTTTTAAATCCCTGCCTGTTATTTTTAAATTTTGATTCCTCCACCAGTTTTTCCACCACTTCATGGTAATGGTCTCTATCCTTAGAGGATATAAACCACTCTGGATATTTTCCCGGTTTCCCTAAATTGATATAATCAAATTTTAGATATTCTATAAACCTAGTTTTTCTTTCACCATCTCCAAACTTCTTCTCATTGTAGAAATCCACCAAAAAGTTAAAGATAGCTAATTTTTTATGGGATACCTTAAAGTGGTCCTTTTCCTCATAGAAATCAGCCAGGTCCAGATAAAATTCAAAGGGTGAACTATAAAAATTATTTATCAGATAATCCACACTCTTTATAAAGTCACCTGAATTATAGTAAAAGTCTAATACTTCCTCTACATCCTTTAATTTTAGGAGTTCTTCATAGGTAATGTCATCGTTGGATATAACTTCATAGGGTGGAAATCCCATATATTTATAGTCAAATTCCTCTATCTGGCCGGATATCTCGGTACCTCTCAGGATCTTCAAGAATCCCAATTGAATCATCTCAGGTTTTAAATCATACACATAGTTAAATGAACTCTTAAAGGTCTCAAAATCTTCTTTTGGCAGACCTGCTATGAGGTCAAGGTGCAGATGGATATTATCCTTTATAGCCACTACATTTTTCGATAATTTCTCTAAATCATTTTTACGTCTGATCAACTTCATAGTACGGTCATTGATGGTCTGCACCCCTATCTCAAATTGAAATAGTTCTTTTGGCACTGTAGTTAAAAATTCTATTACCTCATCATCAAATAAATCTGCACTTATCTCAAAATGAAATGTAGTATTCGGCCTGTAGTTTTCTATTAAAAATTTCCATACTTCTATATAGTGATCTTTCTTTAAATTAAAAGTTCTATCTACAAATTTTACTAAATTCACCCCTGCATCTAAAAATGTCATAAGATCTCTTTTTACCCTGGGCAGGCTGAAACTTCTCACACTT
Encoded proteins:
- a CDS encoding patatin-like phospholipase family protein, whose translation is MRFKIVIFLFGLMFLTGFSEAMGYHKLKILEQKISGKEIELEKLKVLHQEVLEKKENMERPPKIGLVLSGGGAKGAAHVGVLKILEEYNIHIDYITGTSFGSIVGALYAAGYTADEIEKIILNIDWDSFKNDNQARKYTSIVDKDKREKYCFNLEIDENWKLKFPKGVLTGRAFYLELKSLFIRVEEVDDFDNLQIPFRAIATNINTGERQAIGKGDLAKAVFMSMTIPTIFEPVKDDGEFYIDGGLVDNLPVQEVLNMGADIVIAVDISADETIIKENSNLVEIMDKISTYRSEKEFKEATELADILIVPDVKKTSVADFSNLETLIEMGERETKKHREELVKLSRSKSKKTPESKDINNEEIEFEIDEVVLVGNKSVTKEKILGISRKGIPGNYTQEELNLWMNKINALYVINRSFYRIEDKKLTIEIQETETRYLRLGINASSDFGAAIGIATEISTYGLLDNDYMVTAEISKYPKLEFRGVSEYNFKEIQYLSSIGFGAKANPLFIYDKADKISEYANESVYIDGILGTAVFNSYSLGTKIEYIMSKNEYESGSKEFKSKSSWDYYKGYIFIKSDSRDDSHFSDEGVKNDLSLFTGGDIEGSGSVEFSGLLFDMHQHIPIKEKFNLELFISGGKMDGTEIPENEYFKIGGLRNDLKTNLFSFYGMNAMRKYAEEFYMAGINLRYKLNASVYINMKYNTVTYDTPTDLIITEDSKAGENFKHGVGIGLGWDSLVGPLEIVVSNDSDARGMLLSAFFGYEF
- a CDS encoding HutP family protein codes for the protein MKEKSYEISKIAINMVLTTREEEKKLKEEYKKNGILTAAVNIGGKMPDMTIKIVENSIVAAIKNGLVEDNRSHNGIIIGAVRDALNQVSSKTNGFNVGGKISLVRIDEDISVAVLLNIGILHLNEVAIATAHRIINK
- the ftsH gene encoding ATP-dependent zinc metalloprotease FtsH, producing MRKKKGKKTNNENGEKGSKKEPQKKFNFKTVIMLLFVVTIIMSLPSMMDSAKTKDQKIISYTEFLKKANNGEFKVVQEKEGYVIGKKQLEDTSAFRARMISNRVSQDPNLMKALTQTSVEIKSEDPAKTPLIVQILISWFPMLLLVGIWIFMMNKMKGGSNSGPSVFNMGKSRAKDNGENISNVKFDDVAGIEEAKQELVEVVDFLKEPEKYKKIGAAIPKGVLLLGAPGTGKTLLARAVAGEAAVPFFTISGSEFVEMFVGVGASRVRDLFNKARKAAPCIVFIDEIDAVGRKRGSGQGGGNDEREQTLNQLLVEMDGFSSEETIIVIAATNRPEILDKALMRPGRFDRQVVVDKPDIKGREAILHVHIKGKKIGKDVDLHTLAKKTPGFVGADLANLLNEAAILAARQHRDIIMMEDLEEASEKVSIGPARKSRVTVEKEKNIVAYHEVGHAMIQTFYKDTVDPVHKVTIVPRGMAALGYTMSLPTEDRYLRSKKEYLADIRGLLGGRAAEEVVFGDITTGASNDIERATGIAHAMVTKLGMSDRFGPVLLDATKEGDMFQNKIYGEETAKSIDEEIRKMINDAYDEVKTTLRDNYDLLDKISKSLLERETITGEELNILMSGGELEPLKPLKDVVAKGIDELKEELTKKEKEELAKKKKELTSDSDNSPLEVEETETENENETKDESEDEKTDTDIKEEEK
- the tilS gene encoding tRNA lysidine(34) synthetase TilS: MDLKKFERLNSEKKLIEYGDRIIIAMSGGPDSVFLYNLLKKIKDKMDLRIYFAHINHGLRGKDSDGDEKFVIKLGESEKVPAYTKKVDIKEYAKLHGLSEEEAGREVRYGFFRELKDRLGATKVALAHNEDDLVETFMFRLIRGTSFKGLEGIPVVREFFIRPVLSYRKEDILKYLDENKIGYCIDKTNFENIYTRNKIRLDLIPSIEKEYNINFKEKIINLISDIGEFNGIINSNLKKYTKNDILDVRELKKEEKFIQRTIISEYLQKFDISVNRNKILEVQKLIYADGSKEIYGNYRYRIKKTYDILEVVEVEKIKFNDQLIEKLTVPGSVLWNNYKISAELINEDQKSKEGKNEFYCKLRKDDILTVRSRKNGDKFYPVGMHGRKRLKDLFIDSKVPKEERDFIPIITNLDEILWVGGIRGDRRFEDLKKNTAKLKIEKIEEVDFGGK
- a CDS encoding SpoIID/LytB domain-containing protein; translation: MKLLYIFLFIGLTIYGEEYIQDDLIVGINRFKGKKIYISSENESAVIEIKSNEYYTHELKPGDIQTISMSGDKIKFKDKESPKIYLYKGAPETIIKISLDGKTFSRYRGDFEFIPYKNNVLPLNSVQSEDYIYSVVPSEIGHYFPEEAIKAQSLAARSYLYYGLRYSKYDEFDLFDNVNSQMYLGMDRENQKINSSIDTTRGKVILYDGEPINALYYSTSGGVTANNEDVWGGNSTPYLRSVNDRGNESKSPRLKWEVKISKNEISKKFGFGVSGLKVMEVKSNRVSKIRVYGDKNQIITGNKFRSIVGYGKVYSTQFRVKSSGNYFVFTGKGSGHGVGMSQYGAYGLSKKGKTYEEILKHYYKGVEIKEYKKN
- a CDS encoding B12-binding domain-containing radical SAM protein; the encoded protein is MKNITLLGINSKFVHTNLAIRYIKKMIEQVEGYNLTMVESSINNQLPNIIREVIESKPEILLVSTYIWNREFVFKIIVELKKINPNLKIYLGGPEVSYNAAEVMETYSEVDGIIEGEGEKIITNLLQKEEKDVLGLYYRDEKNKDDIKFNGHETPIENLDIIPFPYENWELMENKGKIFYYESTRGCPFRCSYCMSSIEKSVRSFSLPRVKRDLMTFLDAGVNLVKFVDRTFNLKKDHYIEVWKFLIENYRPNTTFHFEISADLFDDEVIEFLTTVPKELFQFEIGVQTINDRTMKLIRRKNDLEKLSKNVVAIKDNIHLHLDLIAGLPKEDFETFKSSFNYVYDLKPEMIQLGFLKILRGTEISGQIEEFDYKYMGFPPYEVISNDDITYEELLKLKDVEEVLDFYYNSGDFIKSVDYLINNFYSSPFEFYLDLADFYEEKDHFKVSHKKLAIFNFLVDFYNEKKFGDGERKTRFIEYLKFDYINLGKPGKYPEWFISSKDRDHYHEVVEKLVEESKFKNNRQGFKNTEMEEFDIDIFTGERKKTKLLFIYEGKETKIQEC